ACCCTCCGGGTCGCGTAATCGCGAGGTGATGGATTCGAGATGGCTCAGGGTCGGTTGGGCGGCGTCGGCTGTGGCTTCCAGTTTTCGCGTCAACTCGGTCAGGCGTTGGACTGCGAGTCGAGCATCATTGGTGAGGGCGAAAAGTCCGGGCAGTCCCGTTTCGACTTTGGACGCGACCTGGTCCAGGCGTTCTCCGAGCGCCGGTGATTCTTCCGGAAAGAGCGTGTAGCCTTTCGAATCGTGGGGATAGTCGATGTATTTCCCCTGGCCATCGGGAGAATACCAGTGGTTTTGGGTCCACACTTGCAGCACGCGGCCCTGCTTATCCTGTTTGAAACTGGCGTGGAGGTTCGTCGTTCCCGACGTTCCGCCCGGAACCAGCTCGAAGGATCGTTTCCCCAAAAAATCCGCGCTGAACACGCGCACTTTCGAATCGTTCCAAATGTAACCGATGTTCTCGCCTTGCACCACGAATTGCACGTAGACATTACCCACCGCACTAAACGGCTCCATGGCCTTGACCTCGGTGATTTCGCCGATCGGAAAACCGAACATCTTGACCGGATCCCCGACCTTGAATCCCTCCGCGTTCCTGAGGAAAGTGTGGCACTTGGCTTTGGGCAGGAACCAGCCTTTGCGAACCGCCGTGAAATAAAGGTAGTAGCCGAATCCTCCCGCCAGCAGCAGAAAGGCCAAAAAGACAAACAGCCCCACCGCACGTTCAACCCCGTGCATGCGCGTCCTCAGTTGGGGTGTCAAATCCCGATCAGGCATGGCCAATGCTCAAGCGCCGTTGTCCACCCTTCCCAGCCACTCTGGCAAGCCTGCGATGGTGGCCTGAAGCCGGACCTCCTCCGGGTTCACCTCTCTCCACTCGCCATCCTCGATCCAGGCCCAGCGATTGGCCCACTCCCGCAATGGGGCGGCTTCGGCACAGGCAACGACCATCGCCTGCGGTCCAAAGACCCGGGCCCAGTCGCCACGAACGAGCCGGTGCAGGCATTGCATCCACCAGCGACGGGACTGGGGGTCGAGGCCCGAGAGCGGATCGTCGAGCAACAGAACTTTGGGTCGAATCACCAAGGCGCGGGCCAGCGCCACGCGAAGGTGCAGGGAACGCTGCAATTCAGTCGGCCGCAGCGCACGCGCTTCCCAGAGCCCAAAATCTTGAAGCAAAGCTTCCAGAGCTCCCGCGTCCCACTGCGATTCCATGCCGTGATAGGCCAGTGCCGTGACGATGTTTTCCAGCACCGACATGTCTCGAAAAAGCCTCCCCGCCCGATCAAACACCAGTCCGGCGAAAGGTTCTCCTCCGGCCTTTTCCATGGGGGCGGGGATGAGAAGTCCCGACTTCATCGGAAGGAGTCCGGCCGCCGCCGCCAGGAGCGCCGATTTTCCAGAACCGGGAGAACCGCCGAGCAACCAGCAGTCGCCCGGATAGATTTCCCATTGCGATACCTTCAACCTGGAGCCCGGACGCTTCCCAGGTCCGGGGAAAACCGCCTGGTCGAACGTCAACAACGCCTTGATGGGTCCCGAATTCATCAGAGAAACACGTAGACCAGCAGGAATAAGGCGTCTCCGATCAAACACACCGCGATGCCCTGCACCACGGCGCGCGTGGTGGCTCCGGAAACCTCCTCCAGCTTGAGGGGACGCGCCAGCCCTTCATAGCAACTGGCCAGCGAAATCAAGCCGCCGAAGAAAAACGTCTTGATGCCCAGCAGGAAAAAATCTTCCCAACCCAGGGCGGCCATCAATTGACCGAAGTATTCCCGGGGACGCAGAGGCACATCCTGCAAAAAAGCGAAGAGGTATCCGCTGACCAGCGCGACGAGGACGAGATAAATGGTCAGACAGAAAATCGAAACGGCCAGGCCCATGACACGCGGCACCACCAGAAAATGAATGGGATCGATGCCGAGGGCCTCCAGAGCCTCGACTTCGCCCAGGGCTCTCAAGGTGCCCAACTCAATGACGGTCGAAGTTCCCACGCGGACCAGAACCAGCAGCGCCGCCGCCAAGGGGCCCAGTTCGCGCACGACGACGGCGGCCATGACCGTTCCCGCCAAATCCTGCGCCCCGATGCGGCTTAAAAGCGAGATGGTCTGGCCGATGATTACCAAACCCAAGGCCAATCCCACGAACGTGACCAAAGGCAGCAATCCCACACCGGCCTCGGCGATTTGTGCCCGAATGCGTGGGTGAATCACGGTCTTGGAGCGTCCGAGCTTGCGGGACATGACTCCGAGCGTGATCAGGGTAAACGCCAGCATCCCCCGCCAGCCTTCCAACGCGGCGAAAGAACCCCGGCCCAGTTTCCCAAAGAAAGAGCCAGAATCCTTTTCACCCACAGACATGTTGTCCAAACTCATTCCCTCGCTCCCGTCAATCCCTGGCGGCAATTCCAAACTCGAAGGGAAATCATCGTGCTGTTCCAGGAACACGCTCCAACCAGAGTCGCTCAGTCCGCCGGGTTCCCGGACGGAGGGTCATCCTTGGAGAGTTCCTTCAAGCTGGAAAGCGTCATCTCTTTGATCAATTCGAGAAAATCGGCCCGAGGAGCCCATCCCAATGTTTCTTTCGCCTTGCGCGCGTCGCCCACCAGCCAGAGCGGTTCGCCCTTTCGAAGAAATCTCGGATCCTGCCGCACGCGGGATTGCCAGTCGAGATCGACCGCCGCGAAAGCAGCCTGCACCACCTGGAGGACGGTGTGCGTTCGCCCCGTCGCAAATACGTAGTCCCCGGGCGTGTCCGCCTGCAAGGAGAGCCACATGCCTTGGACGTAATCCCGCGCGTCGCCCCAGTCGCGCTCGGCCTCGAGATCGCCCAGGGCCAGTTCCCGCTCGAGGCCGAGTTTGATGGCGGCCGCAGCCCGGCAGATCTTGCGCGTGACGAAATTCTCCCCGCGCCGGGGTGATTCGTGATTGTACATGATCCCATTGACCGCGAAGAGCCCGAAGCTGTGCCGGTAAATGGACACCATCTGGGTGGCGAACGCCTTGGCGCAACCGTACGGATTCACCGGCGCGAACGGCGTTTGCTCGTTCTGCGGGCTCGCGGCGGGACGCCCGAACACTTCGCTGGAGGACGCGTGAAACAGGCGCGGCGGGCTCGCAGCGTCCCGGATCATTTCGAGAAGTCGCAGCGTTCCCATGGCGGTCATTTCACAGGTGGACTCCGGAATCTCGAAGCTCAAGCCCACGTGGCTTTGCCCCGCCAAATGGTAGAGCTCATCCGGATTCGACCGTGCCAGGACGCGCCGGACCGTGGTGGGATCGTCCACGTCCGCGTAATGTAGGAAAAGCCGCTTTCCGTAAATCACGGGATCCGTGTAGAGATGTCTGAGGCGGGACCGTTCCAGGCTGCTGGTGCGGCGCACGAGTCCGTGGACTTCGTAGCCCTTGGCGAGGAGCCATTCGGCGAGATACGAGCCATCCTGCCCGGTGATGCCGGTGATGAGGGCTCGGCGCATCGCCATGGAAAGAAGCCGGCTAGCTGCGGACTTCGATGCGGCCCTCCTGGTGGTCGCGCAGGAGTTTGATGTCGGCGTCCACCATGAGCCGGGCGAGATCGTGGAAGCGCGTGCGTGGTTCCCAGCCCAGGCGGGCTTTGGCGCGTCCATAATCGCCGATGAGCAAATCGACTTCGGCCGGGCGATAGTAGCGCGGATCGATATCGACGTAGGCGCGCCAATCGAGACCCGCGTGGGAGAACGCGACTTCGAGAAATTCCCGGATGGAATGAGTCTCGTTCGTGGCGATGACGTAATCGTCGGGTGTTTCCTGCTGCAGCATCAGCCACATGGCTTCGACGTATTCCTTGGCGTAGCCCCAGTCCCGTTTCGCGTCCAGATTGCCGAGGTAGAGTTTTTTTTGCAGGCCGGCCTGGATGTGGGCGACGGCGCGCGTGATTTTGCGGGTGACGAAAGTTTCGCCCCGGCGCGGGGATTCATGGTTGAACAAGATCCCGTTGCTGGCGTGCATGCCGAACGATTCGCGGTAATTCACCGTGGCCCAAAACGCGAACACTTTGGCGCATCCGTAAGGACTGCGAGGGTAGAAAGGCGTGGTTTCCCGCTGAGGCACTTCCTGCACCTTGCCGAACATTTCGCTCGAGGAAGCTTGGTAGAAGCGCGCTTTGACTCCGGTTTCCCGCAACGCTTCGAGCAGCCTGAGCGCGCCCGTCGCCGTGACGTCGGCCGTGTATTCCGGGGTGTCGAAACTCACCCGCACGTGGCTTTGCGCCGCCAGATTGTAAACCTCCTCCGGATGAATCTGCCCGATGAGCCTGGCCAGGCCGCTGGCGTCCGCCAGATCACCGTAATGCAGAAACAAGCGCTTGTGAGGCGACTGCGGGTCCGAATAAATCGAGTTCAGACGTCCGGTGTTGAAGGTGCTGGCGCGGCGGATGATCCCATGCACCTCGTAGCCCTTCTCAAGCAAGAGTTCGGCGAGATAAGATCCATCCTGACCAGTGATGCCGGTGACGAGGGCCTTTTTGGGCATAAATGATTGACGCGCAGACCGTGGTGGAAAACCGGGTGCCCTGGCAAGTCCAGAAGCAGGTGATCCGCGACTCAATGAGTCATCGTGTACACGACGATGTTGATGCCCAAGGGATAGGCTTTCTTTTCCGAAAACTCCGTGAAATAGTAGGGATCCGTCGCTTCCTCTTCCCATCCATCGCCCAGGTCCGTGTTGTGACAGATCAGCATGACGACCCGCCCTTTGTCGTCCAGGATGCCCCGGTAATGCGGAGTCTGACCGTCCTCGACTTCCCAGGTGATGCCCGTGCCGCGGTTGCGCACCGCGAAACCCACATTCGGGATTTGCGGCTTCTCCTTCAACGTGAACACACAGTTGAAGATGGGGTGGCTCAAGGGCAGTTCCTGCGGTTCGCGGTCGGGAAAAATCTTCTTTACCGCCTCCTCGTAAAAGTGATCCCAGTGCGCCTCGCCCCAAAAATCGTCCACCATCAGAAATCCACCGGCCAACAGGTGCCGGCGTAGAATGGCAGCCTCGTCCTCATCCATGATGATGGCTGGCACGCCGCTCATCATCAGAAAGGGATGGTCGAACAAGGCGGGATCCGTGATCTCGATCACTTTGCCGTTGGGTTCCACCTGCATCGTCGTCAATTGATGCAGCCGCCAGGAGAGATTCAGGTCGGCGTCCGGGTAATCCGTCCACCACGCGTAGCTGCTGCTGTCGCGCATGGAACGGTATTTCACGCGGGCGAAGGTGAAGCAGGTCGCTTTGTAGTCCGCCGACAATTCCCATTGCGGAACATTGCCGCGATCGAGCTGGTCCAGAGCCGAGCGGCGGCGTCCGCCCCCCATGCGTTGCGCCATGACCGTTACGGCCAGCACAAAGACCAGGAAAACAGCCGTGGTTCTCAGCCTCGAACTCATGCAAAACATTGGTCTCGCGAGCCTCGCGGACTCGAGAGTGTGGTGGATGGCAGCCCGCGGCTTCAAGAACGGATCTCAGCAAGAATCTCGGATGGATGGAGAAACCAGGAATGGAACACACCGCGAACCACCCCAGCCAGGCGAAAACCATGGCCGGCTGCCTATTTCACTCACCCCCCATTGCCTTCGCCGCTCGGTGGCAATTCAATCTGGAAACGGCCATTGATCCGCGTCGATTGATCGTAAGATCTGGGCGACAAAGGCCTCTCTCAAGGGTCGTCTCTCCCACTGCGACCTTTCTCAGGCGATGGCCGTTCCGCCTGGAGATGAATCAGTGCGACGCCGGGCGTTTCCAGATCCAATTTCAGGCGAAGAGACCGCGAGGCCAGCCGGATCGCGGGCTCGGGACGGAATCCAGAACGGCCCTCGAGCTTTTCAATCCGAATCGAAGTTCGACCCTTCCACGGTGAACGAGCCATCTCCAGTTGGAATCGTTTGCGGCGGTCCGCGTAGTTGGCAACCAAGATCGTGGCGCCCAGGCCCTCGGAATCAACGCCGGATGCGATCGCGAGTTGACCCGGCACCGAACCGGCGGTCTGGCGTCGAGACGACGCCTCAAGCAGCATTCGAAATGCTTTCAAGGCGGCGTAATTGGCCTGGGGCACTCCGTGTTCGTTGAACAGGCCAAACCCTCCCAATTCCCCGTGAAAAAGTTGGGCAGGTAATTCCATTCGTTCAAATGACTTTCGGTGGCGGTGAATCCAAAGTCATCCAAAAGCCGTCGCAGGGCCCGGGCTTTCCTGGAATACTCGGAAGGATCCGCCGTGTAGCCGTGCCAGGAAAAGAAATCCAAGGGCAGCGATTGCTCCCGGCAAAAGGACAAAAATCGAATCACAAACGCGCTGGGCCGAAACACACCGTCCTTCCAATCCCCACTGTGCCCCACCGCGGGACCCCCGACCTTGAGATGAGGATAGCGCGTTTTAATCGCGCGCGCGGTGGCGCGGTAAAGCCGGAAGTAGTCCTCGTCCGTGCCAGTCCACATGGCTGGACGATTCTCCGGTTCGTTCCAGATTTCCCAATAGCGGATATTCCACCGGTGTCCACCGGCCCAGCCTTCGTTGTAGTGGCGGATGATGCCGAGACCGATGGCGGCCCATTGATCTGCATCCTTGGGCGGATGCACATGTTTCTTGGTCGGGTCATGCTCAATGCTCTCACCCAAGCGGTACACCATGTCCGCTCCCGTGCGCCTCACCGCCTCCAAATAGGCATCCGTGCGGGCGAAATCGTAATGGGCGGGAACCCGAGGGTCGGCCTCGAATCTCGGAAAAATCGTGTGGATATCCACGACGTCCGGATACGGCCAATGACAATCGTGCAGTCGGATGGAGGGAGGGCGCAGGTCGCGAATGGACTCGGTCAGGTCGATGAGTCCTCCCGGCGACAAGGGACCCTTGTTGAGTCCGTGCAAGGCGCGAAAGGTTCCAGCCGGGGAACCCAAATCCACGCGAAGTTCCTGCGCGGCGAGATCCGCGGTCAGGAAGAACGCGAGGGACAGCATTCCGCAGGCGAACAGGATCTTTTCAACGGCGGATGGCACGGATTTCACGGATGGACCGAGGATTGTTAGCATGGGGGTCGCTTCATTTGAAGTGTCGATCATCGGAAGAAAGTTCCAGCGCGTCCCAAGACCCATCCCGATGCGTGTGGACTCAAAATCAGCGGTCGAAAACTTCCTTGTCCGGTGATCAGGGCACCGACTTCCCGCTTTACAAGCGGCAGGCCCGACAGCACGTTCAACTTGATGAAAAAAATCCTCCTGGCGCTGGTGGTGTTGGCGGTCCTGGCGGTCGCCGGAGCGTTTTTGGCCGGCATTTTTTACTTCGGAGCGTTGATCAAGACCGGGGTGGAAGCGGTCGGCCCCGAAGTCACCAAAGTCGATGTCCAACTGGCGGGCGCAAACGTTTCCGCGCTGAGCGGCCAGGGCGAATTGAAAGGGCTGTTCATCGGCAACCCCCAGGGGTTCAAGACTCCCTCCGCCATCAAGGCGGAATCCACCGCGGTGTCCGTCGATGTGAGATCGCTTTGGTCGGACAGGATCGTGGTGAAATCCATCCGCCTTGAAGCGCCTGAAATCACCTTCGAGACGGATCTCAAGTCGAGCAACCTCGGCAAGCTGGTCGAAAATGTGCGGGCGTCGGTCAACGCTTTGACCGGCGGGGGCACGGGAGGGGGAACGTCCCAAGACGCGAGCGGCGGCTCCAGGAAAATTCAAGTCGATGCGTTTGTGTTGAAGGGCGCCAAAGTGAACGTCGCGGCCACGGTGCTCGGCGGGCAATCCCTTTCGCTAACCCTGCCCGATATCGAATTGAAAGGACTCGGATCCCAAGGGAATGGTTTGTCGGGCGCTGAATTCGTCAAGGAAGTGCTCACCGTGGTGAATCAGAAGACGGCGGAGGCGGCCATGGATGCCATTGCCCAATCGGGCAAAGCCGTGGTGGATACCGCTGTGAAACAGGCAAAAGACGCGCTGAAGAAGACCGGCGCCGAGGACGTGGGCAAAGCCGCCAAAGGCATTCTCGACAACTTCAAATCCAAGAAGTAGCCAGGGCTCAGCGGATCCATTTCACCGTTCGATCGTTGGCCGCGGCTGGGCCCGGTGTGGATCGCCCGTTCTGGACCCATCGTTGCAATTGCCGTTCGAGCGCGTTGGCCATTTCAGGATAGTCGGCGATTCGATTCCGGGATTCGCCCGGGTCGGACTCCAGATCGTAAAGCTGCTTCCGGGGCAATTGCTTTTCCGAGTCGGATCCGGGTTTTGGCTCGCTCCATCCCCCTGAACCGCCGCAGAGAAGCAGTTTCCAGCGTCCTTCCCGCACCCCGAACGATCCGTCGATGGAATGATGAATCAAATGGCCGCGCTTCGGTCCTTCCCGCTTCCCCCCGAGAAGGTCGGCAAAGCTGAAACTGTCCAAGGTCGAAGCGTGATCCCATTGGCCACCCACGAGATCGCGGAAGGTGGCGGAAAGATCCGTGAGGCACAGCGCTCGTTTGGAGCTCGAACCCGCCTTGACCCGCCCCGGCCATCTCGCGACAAACGGCACTCGATGGCCGCCTTCAAAGAGATCGGCCTTGTGTCCTCGAAACGGTCCCGAAGGTGAATGGCCCGTGCTCCTGAGCTTCGCCCAACCCGCGGCGGGCGAACATCCGTTGTCCGCGGTAAAGATGACCAAGGTCTCGTCCTCCATGCCGTTCCTTCTCAGCGCTTCCATCAGGCGTCCGATCGTGGCATCGGTCTGCAGGACGAAGTCGGCGTAGGGATTCAGGCCGGAGCGGCCTTTCCACTCGGGCGTGGGGAGAATCGGCGTGTGCGGGCTGGTTAAAGCAAGATAGAGAAAGAAAGGCGCGCGCGACACGGCGGCCCCGGCCTGACTGTCGATGAACTCCACCGCTTTTCTTTCCTGTCGCGGCAGAACTTCCTCGGCTTCGAAGCTCGAGGCTGCGGGTCCCTTGCGAATCCAGGTTTTGTCCACGCTCGGGATCTCCGACACACGATGATCAATGAGGTCCACATAGGGTGGCATATCGAGTGAAGCGCTGATGCCAAAGAAAGTGTGGAATCCAGCGGCAAGGGGTCCGCCCTCGAAAGGCTTTCGATAGTCCACTTTCCAACCGGTTGCGGCGGATTCGGATTGATCGAGGAACTGGGTGCCGGGATCTCGGGCCGGCCAGGAGAGGCCCAAGTGCCATTTTCCGATCATCGCGGTGCGATAGCCCTGGCTGGCGAGTGTGGACGCCAGGGTCGGCTGGCCGGGCGCCAGCAAGGGCGGGCTGAATCCAAGCAGCACGCCTTTCTCGAGCCGCGTTCTCCAAGCGTAGCGTCCGGTCAGGAGCCCGTAACGGGTCGGCGTGCAAACGCTCGAGGGAGAATGCGCGTCCAGGCAACGCAATCCCTCGCGGGCCAATCGATCCAGATGAGGCGTGGGAATTTTGGAATGCCGGTTGAAACACCCGACGTCGCCGTAGCCGAGATCGTCCGCCAGAATGAGAAGAATGTTGGGCCGTCGAGCCTTTGCATGTGCTGCCGTCTGGGCGGCAAAGGATCCGATGAAAAAGAAGAGCATCAGGCCGAGCCTCCACGCGAATGGGATCCGAAATGGGGATGGCCAGGCCGGGCGTCTCAACCGGGGACGAACGCGATGAGGGACGACCGGCAAGTCCATGGCAGCAATACTATTCCGGCAGCGGTTTGCCTTTGGTTTCCGGCGCCAACCAGATCACCGCCATGCCAAGGAGATACACCAGGGTGACGATGGCCCCGGCTTCCGCATAACTCCCGTTGAAACGCCGCACGAGTTCCCCCTGAAAGAGCGCGCCGCCCGCCGCGAAAATTCGGCCGAAGTTGTAGCACAATCCCTGTCCTGTCGCGCGCACGCGGGTGGGGAAGAGTTCGGGAAGATAAAGGGGAAACCAGCCGTAGAACGAGGCGGTGCATGCGCTGACCACGAACGCGCACGCCAGAAACGAGGACCCATAGGTGGAGATGGTGCGGAACATGAACGCGCACACGGCCAGCGAGGCCAGGCAAAGAAGGAAGTAAGCGGGGCGCCGTCCCAGTTTGGATCCCACGAACGGAGCAATGCTCGATCCCAGAATCGCGCCCAACGCCTGCAACATCTGGGTGTCCGCCTTGGCGGTGGGATTGGCAGCACCGGCCAATTGATCAGCCCACAATGGAATCCAGGTGACCGAGCCCCAGGTGCCGATGAGCGCGACGGAGGCAAACACGATGCCCAGCAAGGTGTGTCGGATCAACGCCGGCGAAAAAACCTCGGCGACCGGCGACGATGTTTCATGAGGTTTGACCGAGGCCTTCCATCGCTCGGATTCCGGAACGGTCAGGCGGATGAACAACACGAGCAGCGCCGGGAGCGCGCCGACGATGAACATCCACCGCCAGGAGTCCGGCGTCACCGGGAATTGTTTGGCGATGATGCCGGTCAGGAGGAATCCGCAATTGGCGGCGGCGCCGATCGCGCCGGCAAGGGCTGGACGCCATTTCTCGGGCCAGCATTCCATGACCAGGGCGACGCCGAGCGCCCATTCGCCGCCCATGCCCAGCGCGGCGAGAAAACGGACCACCGCCAAGTGCCAGGGCTCCTGGGCGAAGTATCCAAGCCCGGTAAACAGCGAATAGGCCAGAATGCTCAGCGACAGAGCGCGGACGCGTCCGATCTTGTCACCGAGCCAGCCGAAAACCACTCCACCCAGGGCCGCGCCGATCAAAAAGGCGGCGGTGATCTTGGCCATCCAGGGCCCCACCTGGGCGTCCCCGGCGTTGCCCAGCAGATTGAGCAGGGCAGGTCGGGCGATCACGGGGAAAAGGCCGATTTCGAATCCGTCGAACAGCCATCCCAAAAACGCGGCGACCAGAACCATCCATTGACTGCGGGTGAGCGTGGGGGAGGAGGCGGGTGTGGACATGGGAACAGGGCGAAGCTTGCCTTTCAACCGCGGGGAATCCAAGCCGGATTTCAGAGAACCTACGAAGCGTTCTCGCCTCTCCCCGTGGATCCGCAAGTGGTCGGGGGGCGCGGCGTTCACGCCGCTTCAAGGCGTGTCTTCGAAGGGGCAGGGAAAGTTCCACGGGCAAGGGTGCTGCCAGGGCGAAGGCATTCACCCAGGGCGGGCCATGGAACGGGAGGAGATCGCCGAGGCCGATGGGCGCGAGCGGAAGCGCCGTGAACGGCGCGCCCCGACAACTCGCGGAGGCACCGCGCCTTGCCCGGTTCATCCAGAGGTTGTCGGTGACCGGGTGTCGTGGTAACGCAGACAGCCCTGTCTGCTGTTTCGCAGGCTGCCCAGCCTGCGGGGCGACGAAGGGAACCAGGCGCGTGGAGATCATGAAAGGGCCTCGTTCTTCACCCGCCGGGCCGACGGGCCGTCGGCGATACGGCAGGCTGGGTAGCCTGCGCCACACGACAGACCACTTCGGGATGCACCGCGCCTCTCCGGCGCAACCCGAACTTGGTTTATCTTTTCGAGCCCGTGGGTTAGGCTTGCAGGTCTTCACTCCGAAGCGGGGTGGACTGTTGCATGGCGAAGGACTTCATCAAAATTGGCGGAGCGCGAGAACACAATCTCAAGAACCTCACCCTTTCGATTCCCCGCGACAAGCTGGTGGTTCTGACCGGCTTGAGCGGCTCGGGAAAATCGACTCTGGCTTTTGACACTCTCTTTGCCGAGGGCCAGCGCAAATATGTCGAGTCCCTTTCCGCCTACGCGCGCCAGTTCCTCGATCAACTGAAGAAGCCGGAGGTGGATTACATCGAGGGCTTGTCGCCCTCCATCGCCATCGAACAGCGCGGCGCGGCGGCGAATCCGCGATCCACCATCGCCACCACCACCGAAATCTACGACTACCTTCGCCTGCTGTTTGCCAGCATCGGACAGGCGCATTGTCCGGAAAGCGGACAGCCGATGTTCCAGCAGACGGGTTCGGACATCGTGGACGCGCTGCTCCAACTTCCGCCCCGCACGCGGCTCATGGTGCTGGCGCCGGTGGTGACGGGCCAGAAGGGCGAGTTTCGAGATGTCCTGGAGCGTCTCGCGCGCGAGGGTTTTGTCCGAGCCCGAATCGACGGGGTCGTCACTGAGATCGGGGGGGAGGTTCGGACGCGCCTTGATGCCAAAGCGACGCATACGATCGAGGCGGTGGTGGACCGGCTGGTGATCGATGACAAGATCCGTGTGCGGCTGGCGGATTCCGTGGAACTGGCGTTGCGATGGGGGGAGGGCCGCCTGGGCACGCTGCATCAAACGTCCGGCGTGGACGCGTCGGACACTTGGCACGAGCGTTCGTTTTCAAACCGGGCGGTGAGTCCGGTGACGGGCAAGACGTTTGAAAAGCCTGGCCCCAAACATTTCTCGTTCAATTCGCCCTTCGGCGCGTGTCCGGTGTGTCATGGACTCGGGCAGAAGCTGGTGTTCGAGCCGGACCTCATGGTGCCTGACCCGCACAAGTCGATCGAGCAAGGCGCAATCCTGCCGTGGAGGCGGGGCGGCAAGCGCATGATTGTTTATTACAAGGCCCTGTTGAAGGGGCTTGCCGAACACTACGGCGAGAGTCTCGAAGTTCCTTTCAAGGGACTGACCGAGGCCTTTCGCCATGTGCTCTTGTGGGGCAGTGGCGAGACGGAGATCCGATTTCAGTTCTGGCGTGCAGGCAAGTCGAGCGTGGTGCACAAATCGTTCGAAGGGGTTGTTCCGAATCTGGAGCGGCTCTACGTGGAGAGCGAAAGCGAATTCACGCGCAACCGTCTGAAGGCGTTCATGGCCCCGAGGCCTTGCGACGGGTGTGGAGGCCGCCGATTGCGGCCGGAAATGCTGGCGGTCACGCTGGGATCCGAGCGCGCACCCGAGCGGATCGTGCCCGGCCGCTCGATCATGGATGTTTGCGCCATGACCGTGGAGGAGGCGGCGCGCTTCTTTGCCGGTCTTTCACTCACGGAACTGCAAAGCAAGATCGCCTCGGAACCGCTCCACGAAATCGTGTCCCGTCTGAAATTCCTGCGCGAGGTTGGCCTGGGCTATCTCACCCTGGATCGAGAAAGCGGCACGTTGAGCGGAGGGGAGGCGCAACGGATTCGCCTCGCCACCCAGATCGGGGCCGGCCTGGTGGGGGTCCTCTACATCCTGGATGAACCCAGCATCGGATTGCATCAGCGGGACAATGACCGACTGCTGAAGACCCTG
The window above is part of the Verrucomicrobiota bacterium genome. Proteins encoded here:
- a CDS encoding ABC transporter permease; the protein is MFLEQHDDFPSSLELPPGIDGSEGMSLDNMSVGEKDSGSFFGKLGRGSFAALEGWRGMLAFTLITLGVMSRKLGRSKTVIHPRIRAQIAEAGVGLLPLVTFVGLALGLVIIGQTISLLSRIGAQDLAGTVMAAVVVRELGPLAAALLVLVRVGTSTVIELGTLRALGEVEALEALGIDPIHFLVVPRVMGLAVSIFCLTIYLVLVALVSGYLFAFLQDVPLRPREYFGQLMAALGWEDFFLLGIKTFFFGGLISLASCYEGLARPLKLEEVSGATTRAVVQGIAVCLIGDALFLLVYVFL
- a CDS encoding arylsulfatase; amino-acid sequence: MLFFFIGSFAAQTAAHAKARRPNILLILADDLGYGDVGCFNRHSKIPTPHLDRLAREGLRCLDAHSPSSVCTPTRYGLLTGRYAWRTRLEKGVLLGFSPPLLAPGQPTLASTLASQGYRTAMIGKWHLGLSWPARDPGTQFLDQSESAATGWKVDYRKPFEGGPLAAGFHTFFGISASLDMPPYVDLIDHRVSEIPSVDKTWIRKGPAASSFEAEEVLPRQERKAVEFIDSQAGAAVSRAPFFLYLALTSPHTPILPTPEWKGRSGLNPYADFVLQTDATIGRLMEALRRNGMEDETLVIFTADNGCSPAAGWAKLRSTGHSPSGPFRGHKADLFEGGHRVPFVARWPGRVKAGSSSKRALCLTDLSATFRDLVGGQWDHASTLDSFSFADLLGGKREGPKRGHLIHHSIDGSFGVREGRWKLLLCGGSGGWSEPKPGSDSEKQLPRKQLYDLESDPGESRNRIADYPEMANALERQLQRWVQNGRSTPGPAAANDRTVKWIR
- a CDS encoding ATP-binding cassette domain-containing protein, giving the protein MNSGPIKALLTFDQAVFPGPGKRPGSRLKVSQWEIYPGDCWLLGGSPGSGKSALLAAAAGLLPMKSGLLIPAPMEKAGGEPFAGLVFDRAGRLFRDMSVLENIVTALAYHGMESQWDAGALEALLQDFGLWEARALRPTELQRSLHLRVALARALVIRPKVLLLDDPLSGLDPQSRRWWMQCLHRLVRGDWARVFGPQAMVVACAEAAPLREWANRWAWIEDGEWREVNPEEVRLQATIAGLPEWLGRVDNGA
- a CDS encoding DUF4159 domain-containing protein is translated as MSSRLRTTAVFLVFVLAVTVMAQRMGGGRRRSALDQLDRGNVPQWELSADYKATCFTFARVKYRSMRDSSSYAWWTDYPDADLNLSWRLHQLTTMQVEPNGKVIEITDPALFDHPFLMMSGVPAIIMDEDEAAILRRHLLAGGFLMVDDFWGEAHWDHFYEEAVKKIFPDREPQELPLSHPIFNCVFTLKEKPQIPNVGFAVRNRGTGITWEVEDGQTPHYRGILDDKGRVVMLICHNTDLGDGWEEEATDPYYFTEFSEKKAYPLGINIVVYTMTH
- the gmd gene encoding GDP-mannose 4,6-dehydratase, with protein sequence MPKKALVTGITGQDGSYLAELLLEKGYEVHGIIRRASTFNTGRLNSIYSDPQSPHKRLFLHYGDLADASGLARLIGQIHPEEVYNLAAQSHVRVSFDTPEYTADVTATGALRLLEALRETGVKARFYQASSSEMFGKVQEVPQRETTPFYPRSPYGCAKVFAFWATVNYRESFGMHASNGILFNHESPRRGETFVTRKITRAVAHIQAGLQKKLYLGNLDAKRDWGYAKEYVEAMWLMLQQETPDDYVIATNETHSIREFLEVAFSHAGLDWRAYVDIDPRYYRPAEVDLLIGDYGRAKARLGWEPRTRFHDLARLMVDADIKLLRDHQEGRIEVRS
- a CDS encoding GDP-mannose 4,6-dehydratase; the protein is MRRALITGITGQDGSYLAEWLLAKGYEVHGLVRRTSSLERSRLRHLYTDPVIYGKRLFLHYADVDDPTTVRRVLARSNPDELYHLAGQSHVGLSFEIPESTCEMTAMGTLRLLEMIRDAASPPRLFHASSSEVFGRPAASPQNEQTPFAPVNPYGCAKAFATQMVSIYRHSFGLFAVNGIMYNHESPRRGENFVTRKICRAAAAIKLGLERELALGDLEAERDWGDARDYVQGMWLSLQADTPGDYVFATGRTHTVLQVVQAAFAAVDLDWQSRVRQDPRFLRKGEPLWLVGDARKAKETLGWAPRADFLELIKEMTLSSLKELSKDDPPSGNPAD
- a CDS encoding MCE family protein, encoding MPDRDLTPQLRTRMHGVERAVGLFVFLAFLLLAGGFGYYLYFTAVRKGWFLPKAKCHTFLRNAEGFKVGDPVKMFGFPIGEITEVKAMEPFSAVGNVYVQFVVQGENIGYIWNDSKVRVFSADFLGKRSFELVPGGTSGTTNLHASFKQDKQGRVLQVWTQNHWYSPDGQGKYIDYPHDSKGYTLFPEESPALGERLDQVASKVETGLPGLFALTNDARLAVQRLTELTRKLEATADAAQPTLSHLESITSRLRDPEGSLGRWLIPSNVQAEVHRALTNANEVLAQAEKTMASADSELRTLSASLLLSLDQLSGLTSNLHVQVRSNTNLLSDIASAVRNADEFVQGMRKHWLLRSAFKGSTNAPPENPARRRPAPPRQP